One region of Streptococcus parasanguinis genomic DNA includes:
- the rlmH gene encoding 23S rRNA (pseudouridine(1915)-N(3))-methyltransferase RlmH, which produces MKIKLITVGKLKEKYLKDGIAEYIKRLGRFAKVEQVELVDEKTPDRASQLKNQQILEKEGERILSKISDKEYVIVLAIEGKQFPSEKFSQTIDQIMISGYSNLTFVIGGSLGLSPEVKKRGNLLMSFGQLTLPHQLMKLVLVEQIYRAFMIQQGSPYHK; this is translated from the coding sequence ATGAAAATTAAATTGATAACCGTTGGAAAATTAAAAGAAAAATACTTAAAAGATGGGATCGCGGAGTATATTAAAAGGCTTGGTCGATTTGCAAAAGTAGAACAGGTTGAGTTAGTTGATGAAAAAACTCCAGATCGTGCCAGTCAACTCAAAAATCAACAAATCCTTGAAAAAGAGGGGGAACGAATTCTCTCTAAGATTTCAGATAAGGAATATGTGATTGTATTGGCCATCGAAGGAAAACAATTTCCTTCAGAGAAATTTAGTCAAACGATTGACCAGATTATGATATCTGGTTATTCAAACCTTACTTTTGTTATTGGAGGCAGTCTTGGTCTGTCTCCTGAAGTGAAAAAAAGAGGAAATCTATTAATGAGCTTTGGTCAATTAACTCTTCCTCATCAGTTGATGAAATTAGTGTTGGTGGAACAAATCTATCGTGCTTTCATGATTCAACAGGGGAGTCCTTACCATAAATAA